The DNA region ATAGACCTCGGCCGACACCTGCGCCAGCACGCTGCGGTCGGCGTCGGACGACAGGGCGTAGCCGAAGGGACCGTCGACCCAGTAGAAGACATTGACCACACCTTCGCGTGCGAAGCGGAAGGCCGTGTCTGTGTTCTTCACGCTGGCCTGCAGTGCCTTGTCCGGCCCCGCGGCACTGCCCACGTCGGCGACATCGTTGGATACGTACAGCGTCAGTTTGCTGCCGAGCTCGTTGCGGTACATGAACTGCGCCACCGGCCCCTGGCCGCCCGGCAACAGGCGCCCGCCTTCCAGCGTATAGCCCTGGGCCTGCAGGTACGGCGGCTTCATCGGCGCGCCCATGCGCTTGGACAGCCAGGCCACGAGCTGGTCTTCGTGCGCCGCGTCCACCTCGACCGGGCGGCGCGGGTCGGGACTGTATACCGCGTGAGCCACCGCCGCGCGCTGCGCGAAGCCGCCCGCTGACGCCAGCGTCAGGCCGCGCTCGGCGGGTGCCGCGGCGGCCATGCGGCCGGCATCGTCGCCCCCCGCGGGCAGGCCGCCCCGCAAGCCCCAGCCTGTGGCGCCGCTGATGACGGCGATGGCGATCCCAGCGGCCAGGCGCTGGAGGTACCAAGGCGTCTGCGGCACGGCGCGCGGGCGCGCCGATTTCAGCAGGCGCTGCGGCGGCTGTTCATCCAGCACGGGATCGAACAAGGCGTGCAGTTCGCGCTTATGCGCCCGGTAGGCCTCCAAGCGCTGCGCGTCTTCAGGGCGTGCGGCCAGATAAGCGGCGATCTCGACCTGGCGCTCAGCGGGCAGGCGGCCATCAACGAACGCATGCAGGTCGGCCTCGGTGACCGGGGGAATGGACGGTGGCGGACGGTCGGTATTCATGGGTTGCTTCGCAATACATTCATTTGACGACTTTCAGCCGCACCGGTTCTGCGCGGCCTTCCATCAGGCCGCGCAGGCGCTCACGGCCTCGCGACAGGCGCGACATCACGGTGCCGAT from Acidovorax sp. T1 includes:
- a CDS encoding anti-sigma factor family protein, whose product is MNTDRPPPSIPPVTEADLHAFVDGRLPAERQVEIAAYLAARPEDAQRLEAYRAHKRELHALFDPVLDEQPPQRLLKSARPRAVPQTPWYLQRLAAGIAIAVISGATGWGLRGGLPAGGDDAGRMAAAAPAERGLTLASAGGFAQRAAVAHAVYSPDPRRPVEVDAAHEDQLVAWLSKRMGAPMKPPYLQAQGYTLEGGRLLPGGQGPVAQFMYRNELGSKLTLYVSNDVADVGSAAGPDKALQASVKNTDTAFRFAREGVVNVFYWVDGPFGYALSSDADRSVLAQVSAEVYRHLGTPR